In one window of Oryzias melastigma strain HK-1 linkage group LG5, ASM292280v2, whole genome shotgun sequence DNA:
- the st7l gene encoding suppressor of tumorigenicity 7 protein-like, translated as MEDTPGSNPQSLRFTEKLKSWLSCSWTYLCLIWFGMVLIMIYVLWSPLKLQESLTSASVFLNTLTPKFYVALTGTSSLISGLILIFEWWYFRKYGTSFIEQVSVSHLRPLLGGVESNSTTGLFSSVNGEAEPRPSVSECKVWRNPLNLFRGAEYNRYTWVTGKEPLTYYDMNLSAQDHQTFFTGDTQQLRPEDAVMQKAWRERNPQARIRAAYQAIKINHECAAAYVLLAEEEATTITEAERLFKKALSFAGKDINLLVYIKRRLAMCARKLGRIKEAVKMMRELMKEFPLLGMLNIHENLLEALLELQAYADVQAVLAKYDDISLPKSATICYTSALLKARAVSDKFSPEAASRRGLSTAEMNAVEAIHRAVEFNPHVPKYLLEMKSLILPPEHILKRGDSEAVAYAFFHLQHWKRAEGALNLLHCTWEGTFRIIPYPLEKGHLFYPYPGCTETADRELLPSFHEVSVYPKKELPFFILFTAGLCSFTAMLAMLTHQFPELMGIFAKAFFSTLFAPLGFFADKMESFMPSSFWHQLTRI; from the exons ATGGAGGACACCCCCGGCAGTAATCCCCAATCTCTCCGATTTACAGAGAAGTTGAAGTCTTGGCTCTCCTGTTCATGGACTTACTTGTGCCTCATCTGGTTTGGCATGGTGCTGATTATGATATACGTCCTGTGGAGTCCGCTGAAACTGCAGGAGTCCCTTACCTCAG cttcagtgtttttgaatACCCTTACTCCCAAATTCTACGTTGCCCTCACTGGAACCTCCTCCCTCATCTCTGGACTCATCCTT atATTTGAGTGGTGGTATTTTCGCAAATATGGGACTTCGTTCATCGAACAAGTCTCCGTGAGCCACCTGCGCCCTCTGCTGGGCGGAGTGGAGAGCAACTCCACTACTGGCCTGTTCTCATCGGTTAACGGAGAGGCAGAGCCAAGACCCAGTGTGTCTG AATGTAAAGTCTGGAGGAATCCCTTGAATCTCTTCAGAGGTGCAGAATACAACAG GTACACTTGGGTGACTGGGAAGGAACCTTTGACCTACTATGATATGAACCTGTCAGCTCAAGATCATCAGACCTTCTTCACAGGAGATACTCAACAGTTAAGGCCAGAAGATGCAG TGATGCAGAAGGCCTGGAGGGAGAGAAATCCTCAGGCTAGGATCAGAGCTGCTTACCAGGCCATAAAAATAAACCACGA ATGTGCTGCTGCTTATGTACTCctagcagaagaagaagctacAACCATCACAGAAGCTGAGcgcctttttaaaaaagccttaagTTTTG CTGGAAAAGACATCAACTTACTGGTATACATTAAACGCAGACTGGCAATGTGTGCACGTAAACTGGGACGGATCAAAGAAGCCGTCAAAATGATGAGAGAA TTAATGAAAGAGTTCCCATTGTTGGGGATGTTGAATATACATGAAAATCTGTTGGAGGCTCTTCTAGAACTCCAAGCATACGCTGATGTCCAAGCAGTTCTTGCAAAATACGACG ACATCAGTTTGCCAAAATCAGCCACAATATGCTACACATCTGCACTGCTGAAAGCACGAGCTGTTTCAGATAA gtTCTCTCCTGAAGCGGCGTCCAGGCGGGGCCTGAGCACGGCAGAGATGAACGCCGTGGAGGCCATCCACAGAGCCGTTGAGTTCAATCCACACGTGCCAAAG TACTTATTAGAGATGAAGAGCTTGATTCTGCCTCCAGAGCACATCTTGAAGAGGGGTGACAGTGAAGCAGTAGCATACGCCTTCTTCCACCTGCAGCACTGGAAGAGAGCAGAAGGAGCCTTAAACCTTTTACACTGCACCTGGGAGGGCA CCTTCCGTATAATTCCATACCCGCTGGAGAAGGGTCACCTGTTTTATCCGTACCCCGGATGCACAGAAACAGCAGATAGGGAGCTACTGCCCT CGTTCCACGAGGTGTCTGTATACCCAAAGAAAGAGCTCCcgttcttcatcctcttcactGCTGGCCTTTGCTCCTTCACTGCCATGCTGGCCATGCTCACACACCAGTTCCCCGAGCTCATGGGTATCTTTGCCAAAGCT ttcttcAGCACACTCTTTGCACCTCTGGGGTTCTTTGCAGACAAGATGGAAAGCTTCATGCCGTCCAGTTTTTGGCACCAGCTGACTCGGATCTGA